A window from Leifsonia shinshuensis encodes these proteins:
- the pta gene encoding phosphate acetyltransferase — MARSIYITSAEGHTGKSTVALGVLEALRHSVGRVGVFRPIARSTEERDYVLELLLQRTTVDLTYDEAVGVGYDDVHADADAALAEIVQRFRAVEARCDTVVILGSDYTDVGSPTELAYNARISANLGAPVLLVLGGRIGQGFGERLGQADPRSPEELRQLAELAVAELRAEHAGLLAVVANRADASRLDEIVAAVGSAVGAAAVAAGSSDRPPVWAIPEDPFLVAPSIRSIMEQTDGSLIAGEEALLAREALGVVVAGMSMNNVLPRLVDGAVVVVPGDRTEVLLAVLMANASGTFPSIAGIVLNGGFELPEPIERLLAGLRSPLPIVRTRLDTYDTVVRITHARGRLAADSQRKYDTALALFERHVDADALLARLNVSRHDVVTPLMFEYDLIERARAAKKHIVLPEGEDDRILRAAHTLLSRGVARLTILGEPFEVRSRAIELGLDLSGAEVLSPFDDVLRLRFAEEYARLRSHKGITVDQAADTVTDASYFGTMMVHLGLADGMVSGAAHTTAHTIRPAFEIIKTTPGVSVVSSVFLMALADRVLVYGDCAVIPDPTSEQLADIAISSAMTAQQFGIDPRVAMLSYSTGDSGAGADVEKVRTATELVRERAPELAVAGPIQYDAAADAAVGAAKMPGSEVAGRATVFIFPDLNTGNNTYKAVQRSAGAVAIGPVLQGLRKPINDLSRGATVDDIVNTVAITAIQAALS, encoded by the coding sequence GTGGCGCGCTCGATCTACATCACCTCCGCGGAGGGTCACACGGGCAAGTCGACGGTCGCGCTGGGCGTGCTCGAGGCGCTCCGGCACTCGGTGGGCCGCGTCGGGGTGTTCCGCCCGATCGCCCGGTCGACCGAGGAGCGCGACTACGTGCTCGAGCTGCTGCTGCAGCGCACGACGGTCGACCTCACCTACGACGAGGCCGTCGGCGTCGGCTACGACGACGTCCATGCCGACGCGGATGCGGCGCTGGCGGAGATCGTGCAACGGTTCCGGGCGGTGGAGGCGCGCTGCGACACGGTGGTCATCCTCGGCTCCGACTACACCGACGTCGGCAGCCCCACGGAGCTCGCCTACAACGCGCGGATCTCCGCCAACCTGGGCGCGCCCGTCCTGCTCGTGCTCGGCGGGCGGATCGGCCAGGGCTTCGGGGAGCGCCTGGGGCAGGCCGACCCGCGCTCGCCGGAGGAGCTCCGCCAGCTCGCCGAGCTCGCCGTCGCCGAGCTGCGGGCCGAGCATGCCGGCCTCCTCGCGGTGGTGGCGAACCGGGCGGATGCGTCCCGGCTCGACGAGATCGTCGCCGCGGTCGGCTCGGCCGTCGGCGCCGCGGCCGTCGCCGCCGGCAGCAGCGACCGTCCGCCGGTGTGGGCGATCCCGGAGGATCCGTTCCTGGTCGCGCCGAGCATCCGCTCGATCATGGAGCAGACCGACGGCAGCCTGATCGCGGGCGAGGAGGCGCTGCTGGCCCGTGAGGCGCTCGGCGTCGTGGTCGCGGGAATGTCGATGAACAACGTCCTGCCCCGGCTGGTCGACGGAGCCGTGGTCGTCGTCCCCGGCGACCGCACGGAGGTGCTGCTCGCCGTGCTCATGGCGAATGCGTCCGGCACGTTCCCGTCCATCGCGGGCATCGTGCTGAACGGCGGCTTCGAGCTCCCCGAGCCGATCGAGCGCCTGCTCGCCGGCCTGCGCTCGCCGCTGCCGATCGTGCGCACCCGGCTCGACACGTACGACACCGTCGTGCGGATCACCCACGCGCGCGGACGGCTCGCCGCCGACTCGCAGCGCAAGTACGACACCGCGCTCGCCCTGTTCGAACGGCATGTGGATGCGGACGCGCTGCTCGCGCGGCTGAACGTCTCGCGGCACGACGTCGTCACGCCGCTCATGTTCGAGTACGACCTGATCGAGCGTGCGCGCGCCGCCAAGAAGCACATCGTGCTCCCGGAGGGGGAGGACGACCGCATCCTGCGCGCCGCTCACACCCTGCTGTCGCGCGGTGTCGCGCGGCTGACCATCCTGGGGGAGCCGTTCGAGGTGCGGTCGCGGGCGATCGAGCTGGGGCTCGACCTCTCCGGCGCCGAGGTGCTGAGCCCGTTCGACGACGTGCTGCGGCTGCGGTTCGCGGAGGAGTACGCGCGGCTGCGGTCGCACAAGGGCATCACCGTCGACCAGGCCGCGGACACGGTCACCGACGCGTCCTACTTCGGCACGATGATGGTGCACCTGGGGCTGGCCGACGGGATGGTGTCGGGCGCCGCGCACACGACCGCGCACACCATCCGCCCGGCATTCGAGATCATCAAGACGACCCCCGGCGTCTCCGTCGTGTCCAGCGTCTTCCTGATGGCGCTCGCCGACCGGGTGCTCGTCTACGGCGACTGCGCCGTCATCCCGGACCCGACGTCCGAGCAGCTCGCCGACATCGCGATCTCCTCGGCCATGACCGCGCAGCAGTTCGGCATCGACCCGCGGGTCGCGATGCTGTCCTACTCGACCGGCGACTCGGGGGCGGGCGCGGATGTGGAGAAGGTGCGGACCGCGACGGAGCTCGTGCGCGAGCGGGCGCCGGAGCTCGCTGTGGCCGGGCCCATCCAGTACGACGCGGCGGCGGATGCGGCGGTCGGCGCGGCCAAGATGCCCGGGTCGGAGGTGGCCGGCCGGGCGACCGTGTTCATCTTCCCGGACCTCAACACCGGCAACAACACGTACAAGGCGGTGCAGCGGAGCGCCGGCGCGGTGGCGATCGGGCCGGTGCTGCAGGGCCTCCGCAAGCCGATCAACGACCTCTCCCGAGGAGCGACGGTCGACGACATCGTGAACACGGTGGCCATCACAGCGATCCAGGCGGCCCTCTCATGA
- a CDS encoding acetate kinase, giving the protein MSAVLVVNSGSSSFKYQLIDSESEESLASGLVERIGEQNGRTTHRGPNGTTERTLEIPDHTAGFRAMLDAFAAEGPSLDENPLDAVGHRVVHGGKRFFEPTIVTPLVEINIEDLSDLAPLHNPANLQGIRAAKKAFPDVPHVAVFDTAFHQTLAPEAYTYAIDAGLAERHRVRRYGFHGTSHKYVSETAAAFLGRPLSDLRQIVLHLGNGASACAIDGGRSVETSMGMTPLEGLVMGTRSGDLDPAVLVHLARRAQLSTDDLDELLNRRSGLLGLSGRGDMRDVRQAAGRGDERARLALDVTVHRLKHYIGAYTALLGGLDVLTFTAGVGENDAALRAEVLTGLEVLGIRLDPERNASASREARVISADDSRVTVLVVPTDEELEISRQSLQAVRESTGS; this is encoded by the coding sequence ATGAGCGCCGTCCTGGTCGTCAACAGCGGCTCGTCGTCGTTCAAGTACCAGCTGATCGACAGCGAGAGCGAGGAGTCGCTGGCCTCCGGCCTGGTGGAGCGGATCGGGGAGCAGAACGGTCGGACGACCCACCGCGGGCCGAACGGCACCACGGAACGCACCCTGGAGATCCCCGACCACACGGCCGGCTTCCGCGCCATGCTGGACGCCTTCGCCGCCGAGGGGCCGAGCCTCGACGAGAACCCGCTGGATGCGGTGGGCCACCGGGTGGTGCACGGCGGCAAGCGCTTCTTCGAGCCGACCATCGTGACGCCTCTCGTGGAGATCAACATCGAGGACCTCTCCGACTTGGCGCCGCTGCACAACCCGGCCAACCTGCAGGGCATCCGCGCCGCGAAGAAGGCGTTCCCGGACGTGCCGCACGTGGCCGTCTTCGACACCGCCTTCCACCAGACCCTCGCGCCCGAGGCCTACACCTACGCGATCGACGCGGGTCTCGCGGAGCGGCACCGGGTTCGGCGCTACGGGTTCCACGGCACCTCGCACAAGTACGTCTCGGAGACCGCCGCGGCGTTCCTCGGCCGTCCGCTCTCCGACCTGCGCCAGATCGTGCTGCACCTGGGAAACGGGGCGTCCGCCTGCGCGATCGACGGCGGCCGCTCGGTGGAGACGTCGATGGGCATGACGCCTCTCGAGGGACTGGTGATGGGGACGCGGTCCGGCGACCTCGACCCCGCCGTCCTCGTGCATCTTGCGCGCCGCGCCCAGCTGTCGACAGACGACCTGGACGAGCTCCTCAACCGCCGCAGCGGCCTGCTCGGCCTCTCCGGCCGCGGTGACATGCGCGACGTTCGGCAGGCCGCGGGGCGCGGTGACGAGCGGGCCCGCCTCGCTCTGGACGTGACCGTGCACCGGCTCAAGCACTACATCGGCGCCTACACCGCGCTGCTCGGCGGCCTCGACGTGCTGACGTTCACCGCCGGCGTCGGAGAGAACGACGCGGCGCTGCGCGCGGAGGTGCTCACCGGGCTCGAGGTGCTCGGCATCCGGCTGGACCCCGAACGCAATGCGAGCGCCTCACGCGAGGCGCGCGTCATCTCGGCCGACGACTCCCGGGTCACCGTGCTGGTGGTGCCCACCGACGAGGAGCTGGAGATCTCCCGGCAGTCGCTGCAGGCCGTCCGGGAGTCGACCGGGAGCTGA
- a CDS encoding acyl-CoA thioesterase/BAAT N-terminal domain-containing protein yields the protein MRRRRGEGGMQRALHRFHRARRASLRAMLAALVALPLLVVSALTGCTAPVSGAGAHFVTPPLVRYSAVLWPVPLQLVGAEPGARLRLTARLVTRHGTWTSAATYTVPPTGTLDLARAKPQFAPFTEPDSAGLFWSLRGPRIPADDAARQWMLDTLHLTLTASDGERVVASRRFELQGLAAAQSVRTLYTRDLRPLIDPRLPHQTHEDVALGTFFSAATLEHPKTPAVLMFDDATPGASAEYAAPLMAQFGASVLRIPVTPASDGIRSTGIISAATVQAVFDWMAQRPDIQRNRVFVYGTGAGEQLAVWAATRFPSRVHGVFVAAGTPALLCLPGTRVPPAFEGSAGLPCLDDARTVVPSTVPPLDGVEGPVVMACGESDTVLPSACDWQRVLAATRLARPGDAVVYAGGAGHAVSVPPGLPIGLPAAGGQPTEKGRIAFWNAVGRALLQADLG from the coding sequence ATGCGGCGACGACGCGGCGAGGGCGGGATGCAGCGGGCGCTGCACCGGTTCCATCGCGCCCGCCGCGCCTCCCTCCGCGCGATGCTGGCGGCGCTCGTCGCGCTCCCGCTGCTGGTCGTCTCCGCGCTCACGGGATGCACGGCTCCGGTGAGCGGCGCCGGCGCCCACTTCGTCACCCCACCGCTCGTGCGGTACAGCGCGGTCCTCTGGCCGGTGCCGCTCCAGCTGGTCGGTGCGGAGCCCGGAGCCCGGCTGCGCCTGACCGCACGGCTGGTGACCAGACACGGCACCTGGACGTCGGCGGCAACCTACACCGTCCCGCCGACCGGGACGCTCGACCTCGCCCGGGCGAAGCCGCAGTTCGCGCCCTTCACCGAGCCGGACTCCGCCGGGCTGTTCTGGTCGCTGCGGGGGCCGCGCATCCCCGCCGACGACGCCGCCCGGCAGTGGATGCTCGACACCCTCCACCTCACGCTCACCGCCTCCGACGGCGAACGCGTCGTGGCCTCCCGCCGCTTCGAGCTCCAGGGGCTGGCCGCCGCCCAGTCGGTGCGGACGCTCTACACGCGTGACCTCCGCCCGCTGATCGATCCCCGCCTTCCGCACCAGACGCACGAGGACGTGGCCCTCGGCACCTTCTTCAGCGCGGCGACGCTGGAGCATCCGAAGACCCCGGCCGTGCTCATGTTCGACGACGCGACTCCAGGGGCGTCCGCCGAGTACGCGGCGCCGCTGATGGCGCAGTTCGGCGCGTCGGTACTCCGCATCCCGGTGACGCCCGCCAGCGACGGCATCCGCTCGACGGGCATCATCTCGGCCGCGACCGTCCAGGCCGTCTTCGACTGGATGGCGCAGCGTCCCGACATCCAGCGAAACCGCGTGTTCGTCTACGGCACCGGGGCGGGCGAGCAGCTGGCGGTCTGGGCTGCGACCCGGTTCCCGTCGCGCGTGCACGGCGTGTTCGTGGCGGCAGGCACCCCCGCGCTGCTCTGCCTTCCCGGCACCCGCGTGCCGCCGGCGTTCGAGGGTTCGGCCGGGCTGCCGTGCCTGGACGACGCCCGCACCGTCGTCCCGTCGACCGTCCCTCCGCTCGACGGCGTGGAGGGCCCGGTCGTGATGGCGTGCGGAGAGAGCGACACCGTCCTCCCCAGCGCCTGCGACTGGCAGCGCGTGCTCGCCGCGACCCGCCTCGCGCGGCCGGGCGACGCGGTGGTCTACGCGGGCGGCGCCGGGCATGCCGTCTCCGTCCCTCCGGGGCTCCCGATCGGCCTGCCCGCGGCCGGCGGCCAGCCGACCGAGAAGGGCCGCATCGCGTTCTGGAACGCGGTCGGCCGTGCGCTGCTCCAGGCGGACCTCGGATGA
- a CDS encoding acyl-CoA thioesterase/BAAT N-terminal domain-containing protein: protein MTGRGVARLVRTVAVAVAAALLVSACSAGATRGGARFVFSRSGDAVTAPVAIQLAGLEPGHPVVVTASARTVTGWYSSQAVYAVPPDGRVRLWSQEPLAAPFPQADGTGLLWSLTGPSMSQQQLEQQWVYRGMEVQFTAEQDGRPVASAPLHRAALAAGTIDRDVLGSDLIGSGDPDASAIAPTARVGALVEPVPTPVDLRPGVIVIDGDDGGAAGPFAARTIASAGFPVVVLPAFVPAGQIPGSAALSVETFDAVLSWFSTLPTVDEDRIFVYGTGRASSLALWFAANDPSRIHGAFAASGATALQCTSAAGSPLLIEHGRALPCANPERTIAGTDILPLQRIPGPLVLACGTADRLLPTACDWARAGESVRGSVDGDAFLYADGAGHDVATPPLLPIGLSDQSPGVAQATERARVAFWTLIVGKLAGAIRP, encoded by the coding sequence ATGACCGGCCGCGGCGTCGCCCGCCTGGTCCGCACCGTCGCCGTGGCGGTCGCGGCGGCGCTCCTGGTGTCGGCGTGCAGCGCGGGCGCCACCCGCGGCGGGGCGCGGTTCGTCTTCAGCCGCAGCGGGGACGCGGTCACCGCGCCGGTCGCCATCCAGCTCGCCGGCCTCGAGCCCGGGCATCCGGTCGTCGTGACAGCCAGCGCCCGCACGGTCACGGGCTGGTACTCGTCACAGGCCGTCTACGCCGTCCCGCCGGACGGACGGGTGCGCCTGTGGTCGCAGGAGCCGCTCGCCGCGCCGTTCCCGCAGGCCGACGGGACCGGGCTGCTCTGGAGCCTGACCGGTCCGTCCATGAGCCAGCAGCAGCTGGAGCAGCAGTGGGTGTACCGCGGCATGGAGGTGCAGTTCACGGCGGAGCAGGACGGCCGTCCCGTCGCGTCGGCGCCCCTGCACCGGGCCGCGCTCGCCGCGGGGACCATCGACCGGGACGTGCTCGGAAGCGACCTCATCGGCTCGGGCGACCCCGACGCCTCCGCCATCGCCCCGACCGCCCGCGTCGGCGCCCTGGTCGAGCCGGTGCCGACGCCGGTGGATCTGCGCCCGGGCGTCATCGTGATCGACGGGGACGACGGGGGAGCGGCAGGCCCGTTCGCCGCGCGGACGATCGCCTCGGCGGGCTTCCCGGTGGTCGTGCTCCCGGCGTTCGTGCCGGCCGGGCAGATCCCCGGCTCCGCCGCCCTGTCCGTGGAGACCTTCGACGCGGTCCTGAGCTGGTTCTCGACCCTGCCGACCGTCGACGAGGACCGCATCTTCGTCTACGGCACGGGCCGGGCGTCGTCGCTGGCCCTCTGGTTCGCGGCGAACGACCCCTCCCGCATCCACGGCGCCTTCGCCGCGAGCGGCGCGACCGCGCTGCAGTGCACCTCCGCGGCGGGCAGCCCGCTGCTGATCGAGCACGGACGTGCGCTGCCGTGCGCCAACCCGGAGCGGACCATCGCGGGGACGGACATCCTGCCGCTGCAGCGCATCCCCGGTCCGTTGGTGCTCGCCTGCGGGACGGCGGACCGCCTGCTGCCGACGGCGTGCGATTGGGCGCGCGCGGGCGAGTCGGTCCGCGGCAGCGTGGACGGCGACGCCTTCCTCTACGCGGACGGCGCCGGGCACGACGTGGCCACGCCGCCGCTGCTGCCCATCGGGCTGAGCGACCAGTCTCCGGGCGTCGCCCAGGCGACGGAGCGGGCCCGCGTGGCGTTCTGGACGCTGATCGTGGGCAAGCTGGCGGGGGCGATCCGCCCATGA
- a CDS encoding acyl-CoA thioesterase/BAAT N-terminal domain-containing protein, with translation MRRAAAVLAALAMVLGALVGCGQTPTAVGPRFQISEEPSGVWEPIHVRVVALPPGARVTVRAAAQVGADWTSQATYLVPASGIVDLDTEAPIEAPFTGPDGMGLFWSLGTASGASATSSQQWGGASVSIDLDALVDGRRVAARRIHRVGLTSVAPSRAVFDDGITGDFFEPRRSSPAPRPAVLVLDGTDPGAPTGVLAASTLAAMGYPALAFSTYGSAGELNVVRTLPAERVVAALNWLRSQPGVDGRRVTVFGTSRGAQLALWTAVAHPELVYGAIAPAGTTGLVCPSPVPGPAVTVGGAWVPCVSGTRDPTAASVLDLTRIRGPVVLGCAGQDEQLDDACEWMDAAAEVRPPHGGDAYVRAPDATHLFYVPPYTPLYLPPPPAAQATEDARVTLWSAIARALDVRGP, from the coding sequence ATGAGGCGGGCAGCGGCTGTGCTCGCGGCGCTGGCGATGGTGCTCGGCGCCCTGGTGGGGTGCGGTCAGACGCCCACCGCCGTCGGTCCCCGGTTCCAGATCAGCGAGGAGCCCAGCGGGGTCTGGGAGCCCATCCACGTGCGCGTCGTCGCACTCCCGCCCGGGGCGCGGGTGACGGTCCGCGCGGCGGCGCAGGTGGGCGCCGACTGGACGTCGCAGGCGACGTACCTCGTCCCCGCCTCGGGGATCGTCGACCTCGACACCGAGGCGCCGATCGAGGCGCCGTTCACCGGACCGGACGGGATGGGGCTGTTCTGGTCGCTCGGCACCGCCTCCGGGGCGTCGGCGACCTCGTCGCAGCAGTGGGGCGGCGCCAGCGTGTCCATCGACCTCGACGCCCTCGTCGACGGCCGGCGTGTGGCGGCGCGCCGCATCCACCGCGTCGGCCTCACCTCCGTCGCGCCGTCGCGCGCCGTCTTCGACGACGGGATCACGGGAGACTTCTTCGAGCCGCGCCGGTCGTCGCCGGCTCCGCGGCCCGCGGTGCTGGTGCTCGACGGCACCGACCCGGGCGCCCCGACCGGCGTGCTCGCCGCATCCACCCTGGCCGCGATGGGCTACCCGGCACTCGCCTTCTCGACCTACGGGTCGGCGGGCGAGCTGAACGTCGTCCGCACCCTGCCCGCCGAGCGCGTGGTGGCGGCCCTCAACTGGCTGCGGTCGCAGCCGGGCGTCGACGGACGGCGCGTGACGGTCTTCGGCACGTCCCGTGGGGCGCAGCTGGCACTGTGGACCGCCGTGGCGCATCCCGAACTCGTCTACGGGGCGATCGCCCCCGCCGGGACCACCGGCCTGGTCTGCCCGTCGCCCGTGCCGGGACCGGCGGTCACGGTCGGCGGCGCCTGGGTGCCGTGCGTGAGCGGCACGCGGGACCCGACGGCGGCCTCCGTGCTCGATCTCACCCGCATCCGCGGACCGGTCGTGCTCGGCTGCGCCGGGCAGGACGAGCAGCTCGACGACGCGTGCGAGTGGATGGACGCGGCGGCCGAGGTGCGGCCGCCGCACGGGGGCGACGCCTACGTGCGGGCCCCGGATGCGACCCACCTGTTCTACGTGCCGCCGTACACCCCGCTGTACCTGCCTCCGCCGCCCGCGGCGCAGGCGACGGAGGACGCCCGGGTGACGCTGTGGTCGGCCATCGCGCGGGCCTTGGACGTACGCGGTCCCTGA